The following nucleotide sequence is from Caldicellulosiruptor saccharolyticus DSM 8903.
CGAACTAAGAAAAATATCCCCTCAAAAAGCTAGAGAATTAGTTCGAAAAGTCTTTGAATCAAATAACAAAAACGTATCAAAAACTGCTAAAATATTAGGTGTATCAAGACATACCGTAAGAAGAGCTGTCTACGGTCCTCTTGAAGATAAATCAAAAAAACCTAAATCTTCTCCCAAAAAGCTTTCTTCTGAACTCGAAAATTTTATTGTCGAAGAGTCTAAAAAAACTGGTTTTAGATATAGACGTTTGTCTTTTTATCTTCTCAGAAAATATGGTATCAAAATAAGTGAAAACACAATAAAGTCAATTCTTAGAAGAAACTCTGTAGCTCGAAAAACAAAAAGAACAAAAAAAGGTGAAAGAAGTCTATACGATTATGAAACTCTTATCCCATTTTCTGAATTTCAGCTTGATACAAAACATCTTTTAGACAAAGAAAGTCTTCCCAAGGAGGTATATGAACATATGAAAAGATACAATTTGCCTTGCTATGAGTGGAACATAATAGATGTTGCAACAAGAACAAGATTTACAGCCTATTCTTACGAACTTTCATCCGCTTTTGGATTTATGTTCATATCCTTAGTTGCATTATGGTTAAGAACTCATAATGTAAGAAATATAATAAAGATCCGATTAGACAATGGAGCAGAATTTTGTGGAGGAAGCGAAAGAAAGTTAAAGCAGTGGAATGAGATGCTGTCATTTTTGGGTGTAGAACTAAATCCTATTCCACCAAAAGCAAAGCATTTAATGGGTATAATTGAAAATTCACATAGAGCTGATGATGAGTATTTTTTAATGATTCATGCTGAAAGATGTAAAACAAAAGATGAATTTATTCAAAGA
It contains:
- a CDS encoding IS481-like element ISCsa6 family transposase → MNIISYHELRKISPQKARELVRKVFESNNKNVSKTAKILGVSRHTVRRAVYGPLEDKSKKPKSSPKKLSSELENFIVEESKKTGFRYRRLSFYLLRKYGIKISENTIKSILRRNSVARKTKRTKKGERSLYDYETLIPFSEFQLDTKHLLDKESLPKEVYEHMKRYNLPCYEWNIIDVATRTRFTAYSYELSSAFGFMFISLVALWLRTHNVRNIIKIRLDNGAEFCGGSERKLKQWNEMLSFLGVELNPIPPKAKHLMGIIENSHRADDEYFLMIHAERCKTKDEFIQRAQKWQDTWNFFRPHNGKGMNGRTPFEKFIASKSLVSSHIFQFPTLLLEDIMKKVGTFYSLFCNKFGGKYVFTTYPF